Below is a genomic region from Enoplosus armatus isolate fEnoArm2 chromosome 10, fEnoArm2.hap1, whole genome shotgun sequence.
TTGGAGTTGACACTAGATCAAAGTAGAATGTTTACAGAGTGGTGATAAGACATCTACATTTTGTCTGCAATTAAAAGCCAAACCATTAAAACCACTTGATTAACCAACACAACTGTAGCATCTGGTATGAATGTCAGGATTGagtataaaaatattaaaaaaactcTAAACATCTAGCTCTACTCCAAGAAGAGCAGGCCATGTTATTTGAAACTCTGGCACAcgtcattaaaaaaagaaaaagacagggaTACAACTCTACATGGATAAGGGGAGGAAGGAGTCACTTCAGCAGCAATTTAGTTGGAGCATTGATGAGGGAAACTTCAAAGTAcctgcaaaagaaagaaagtgtttaGAACAGTTATGCCAGACTGCATACAGTTTCCTACAAGTGAATCCAAACCCACTAATGAATATAAATTCTGaaacattaaacaaactggTTTATTAGCAGCCGACTTACTTGGGTCCCTTGTACTTTTCCCGAACCGACTGCTGGGCATGCTGAGCAGCATTGAGGTGGATTCGGTGAAGATCCTCAATGCATGGCATCAGATCTTCCAGGGAGTAGCCAGTCATCTCTGTCAAGGACTTGGGCTGAGGATGACACAACTGGAGTCATTGCTTGTTTGCACATGGCACAGAAGCCCACCGTTTCCCCCACTCAGGGAAAACGGGACTGATAACAGTCTTTAATAGAGAGGCTTGCATAAACATCTTCAGGAAATACAAAGATATGTTTGGCTTGAGCACTGAAAGACCATTCTCTCAAACTTACCCATGAGCCACCAGTCACCACGTGGTTGGCCAGAGCAtaggctgcagcagctgtctgtgATGGTAGGTACTTCAAGCAGGGATCTGAGTCAACCAGACTGAGCTCCCCAAGGTACTGAGAAAGAATAGAAGACTGAGCTACATGCaatttgtgtaaataaattatGCTGACCAGAGATTGTTTGGGTTAAGATAAAGATTAGGGTTTAATCTTTGCCATGTGGGCTATAAAATTCTTTGATATATGTGaccaaaatgtgtaaaaatactttgtAATATTTGCTCACCAATGCCAGACTCTCCACCTGTTTGTTAACTGACTGATGGAGGAAGTAGTGGGTGAGAAACTGGTTGATGCTTGGTGCTGCCAGATCAAAGGAGAGCACTTTAAGCACCAGATGCTCCATTCTTAACACTTGCTTCTTGGTGTAGGTGTCATCTGTGATGTAAACAAACTCTGCCACCTCAGGGGGGTAGATCTCTTCAAATTTCCTGTATTTGGACATTTAAATAGTTACTTTACACAGGGGGAAAAGGCCAGTCTTCGACAATACTTGTACTTTAATTGCAATTTGAATAGACTGaacaaatatcaaataatgATACGTACGAAGCCAACAGCATGGCAGCAGTCCCAACCAGCTGAAGCTTCCCCCtcaggacagacatggatgagagGAAGCGATCGATGTAGTTTACAGCCAGATACAGAGTCTCATTCTGGAGCTTGTACTCTTCTCCGACCTCGACAAGCCAGTCCACCAGGATGGCTCTCATGCTGTTGGTGATATCAGGTTGCTTCTTCATGTAGCCTGCTTTAGGCCTGGTTTTTACCTGTGGAGCAACGCCAGTGTTTTACTCGTGAATCTACTTGCAGGCTAAGTAGATCTTAGAAAGTACATATTTAACTACATTTCTAAAAAGGCCTCATGACAAGCACATTATAACCCAACAAGACAGCTGAAAGAGGCAGGAGATGGCATTTGTAGTATAAAGTCTCACCTCCATCTCCCTCAGGTACGTGTGGATTTCAGCAGCATATTCTGGGACCTCATTTACATTGACTGGTTTCTCCTCCCCCTCAACCACAGACATTTCCATGGGAGagtctgagaaaagaaaagtttaacCTCATTTAGACAGGCAAAGCAAAAGTCTGGTCATGGAGTACAGTTACTAtaaaaatgtgatgtaaatgtgctaaataaaaaagacaatgtcATGCTGTGCATGCCGATAAGGTGCAATCAGACAGAATTTTTTTATAGTAAGTATTTTATATAAGTATTTACAACCCACCAAAGCTGACATCCATTGCTGACGGAATGTCAATGGTAGCCAGGGGCTGTCGGAGCCGTGCCACAGCATTGTCGATTGTGAGGAGAGACTCTTCAGTGATGGACTTTGCTTTGACAGCCTCGACCACCTGAGGTGGCTTCTTGGCGCAGGAGCCATCAGGCTCATCCACATGGATCTGGAAAGCGGGCTGCTTAGTGGAGGGCTTCTCATAGCAGCTTTTGCTAAAATCTTCATTTTTACAGGACAAGGGCAGTGATGACTCCTAGGGGATGAAAACAAGGTCAGTACAAACCTTCATTGTCCTATGAGAAGAAATGTTTTGCAGCAacacagcatgaaaacacaagacaacTGAATACAATAAGTGTTGGTACTACAGTCAAAAGCTTCATctgattaaaacaaagaaatagcTTGGGCATAGGCCAAATATATAACACCCAAAATTGTTACTAGGGAAGGCAGGAGGAGCCCTCatgcacaataaaacaaaaaaaatccaaacagaaTAGAGATCACAAGACACGTCTATGGTTGTATAATTAGAATTGTTGAATACAGCAGTAATGTTATAAAGTGAGGGACTAATTGTGATATTAAAATGGCGGACAACCTGTGCAACAGACGGAGCTATAGCTACATTTAGATccatctatatatctatatatatatttgtacaaataaaacattttaaaaaagcagccCAAAACTGACATCCAATCCTAACATGCGACTAATGTTAACTGGTAAGACACCTAAATAAGCTATTGTTGCCTCCAAAACATACAATGGCTGCCCACCTTAACTACAGTCATCATTAGCAAGCTAGGCGAGCCATTTAGCATCGTTGCCCAAACTGACCTGTTTCGTGCCGCGCTGGTTCTGGGCTTTGCTCCGCTGGTTGTTCTGCAGGGCTCCCAGCACGGTTCTGTTGGCAGCTTGTTTCGGTGGATGGTTCTCTTGGTTCTCGTTTGCAGCAGCTCGGGGTTTTAGCGAGCCTCTCAGTCTTGACAGCATATTTTCTTGGTTGTGAAACTCACTAGCCGCGCTTCCCTGTCCTCTGTTAGCGCCTGACATGTTTCCCTCAAACAAAAAAGGTCCAACCTGTCTCCGTTTGCTTACCGAGATACTACAGCTGTTGTGTGCTCTTGTATGTGAAAGATATATAAAAAATTAGTTTAGTTTCAAAAGATCACGTGTGGACAGTTATATAGAGGCTAGCATTAGCTGCTACCTTGCTGAGGTAGGTTAAAGAATCGTTCACAATCAAAACTAAGCTGTTGAGATGGCAACGACACTTGGAACTGCAGtgctaaaaacaaagcagatcaaaatataaaaatgtacagttgGCGGTACAACATCTACAATTTAAAGCGTGTTTTTAAGGCGCCATACTCGTGAGTTCCGAAGTTACTACCAACCTGCAAACAAGCCAGCTAGCCTCAGTCCATTTACCCAGAAACATGCAAGGGATGTTGCTTTCTCTCAGTTCAAGTAGCCCGCGAGGATTGAAACGGGCCAATCACAGGCCGCACACGTGGTGACGTAATAGATCTACGGGTGCCGAAAGAGTACAAGGTTCGCATAATTACAAATTCAAAACCGGTTTGACACATTTGAACGTAAAGTCGCATATGGACTATGTTATATAGGAGTAACAGCTGTGGGGTTATACTCACCAATGCAGACAATACAAAGCCATGTCTgtattgtaatttaatttgctCCAACCATAGataatgtaatatgtaaacATTGTTGGTAACACAACATACTTGTAATTGTAATTCTACTTATTTGGTCATTATTTGACTCATGAATGAtgatttttcatcttttgccAGCAGTGGAAGATTTCAGATCCTTTAGTTTAATAAAGGAAGCAATACCACAACATACAAATACCCCATTATTAAAGCTCTGTATTCAAAAGGTACAGTAACACTATCtgcaaaatatatttcacatgCTCATTATGCAGCATAATGGCCCGTCGGTGCTATattaatggagtaaaaagtacaatatttttgtataaagtaagtataaagttgcataaaatggaaatacttaagtgaATATAAGTACCTCAAACTTGTATTTATTGCTTGAGTAACTTTGCACCACTGTCTATTGCTATAATGCCGCTACAATGCTGTACCATCGTATTTTTGGTACTTGGAAATTTAGATAAGTGTCAAGAGGAcataaatattagaaacaaaacaagtatggtaattgatttattgacatCAATTTACCAATCAAGTGATTACAGACATAATTTAATGAATGAGACTCGAGCGTGTTGTGTGgaaaaaatattcaacatttgtCACATATGGCTCATCGTATCGTACAAGCCTTTTTCTTCAGGTagaattttatatttttagtcGTATTTGTTCACTATACTTCCCATGAATCttacaataaaaataagctCTAGTTTTTATTTCAAGAGGAACTCACAGTACTATGGTAATTATGATAGGAAAACATTCATTCTGTGTGCTTTTAAACTGGCTTATATTTGGCCACTGAAATTTCAAACCTCAACCAAAGCTTAGCCACTAATAAAAAGAGGAACCTGCACTATCCTGGCAACCTTGTAGTGGTTTATTAATCACCACCCTTGTTTTTAGATGCTATCAAAAGacattataaatatttaaatattgtacaCCATAGTTAGGACGAACAGTATCTACATGACATCAACACTGCTAGTAACTatcataaaacaaaacttttgtATTTACAATAcgaaaataacacaaacaaagaccCTCAacgacaagaaaataaatacccTCTAATCTACATGATATCATACCTCACTGAAAAAGTTTAACAGAGAATTTAAGTCATAATTATCAAGTATCTCCAGCAATGAAGACACCTTGGTTTTCACATTCTGGCCTTTGAACTTGAATTTGTCGATGAAGAGGTCTGTGATCATTCCTataggaaagaaaaagaaacaaaaaaatattatttaccACCGGCCAACAAGCCCTAATTCATAACCAGTATATGGATAAGAGAGTTAGAGAAATGCAATGATGCTGCACCATAAAGCCTCTCGAGGTGTGCTGGCTGCTTCTTGTACTCCTCGAGGAGATTAGCGGACTCATCCAAGATGTTGCGATACTCTGGGATGAGGAAGTCAGCGTTCCCCTCATGAACCTGAAGCTCCTACCAATCAGAGAGGAAGAGCGGTGAGAACGTTTAGCTATTAACCAAAGGTGGGCTTGTGGACAAACAAAGTGAATGTATTGAAACAGAGATGATTCAGCTTCAGAGTGGATTATTCCTGTAAAACGACACATTTAACCAATACTTACTTTGAGTGCATCAATAAGCTGAACTTTTCTAGCCAACAACAACTGGTACTCCAGTTTTGGATGTATCATCTTCAGGGTGTGACTCACAGAATTATCACTGATATCTGGAAGattaacaaacaaagacagctAGTTTAACAGGATTTCATTTAATAGAGATTATTCCCTGGAAAAAACTTGTAAGGAGACAGTGAAAATGGATAATAATACACCTACCATATGAAATGTTCAGATTGATTTTCTTCTTGGTAGCTTCCTTAGAGAGAACATCACTCAGTATGGAGATAGTAGAGATGTTGTCTGACCTGAAGTGACCCTCCCCTTTGCTGAAATTacaaaatcaaattttttttttattccaagtGGTTTATCACACAATCCCCCTGtggaaataacacaaataaaacatttctagAGACATCACAGGATATAAAATTCTATAACCCCTTGCCAGTTCTCACAATCTCTACAACTGTATATGCAACCCTAGAAGAGCCTTTCTGCTGTGTCGGTAGTATTTACCAGTAGGTGGCTTCAAGCTGTGTCCCAAGAAAAGTGTTGTGGAAATAGAAAGTGATGCTCTCTCCTGCTGGTGTTTTCTCGGGTACCTCTGGCAAACAGAAGACCACCCAGGAGTGGATCTCAGCAAAACTGAACTGTCCCACCAGACTGAGCCTGTTCATGGGCCTgtatgacagacagagacacaaagtaagacaaagacaaagacagtttGTAAGGTCAAAATCATGAGTCAAAAACTGATGGATGATACCAATGTTACACGATTTTCAAGTTACTGCTATTAACTTACATTGCACTACTTGGGCTACTAAGTCTGAAACCAGGCTACCATTCCAGTAGGATTGACAATAACCTGATTTTTGGCATCAACACTAACCAAACCTTTGCCTTGCCACAGGAATAACACTTAAGAAACCTTCAAGATAGGATTTGGTTACTGAATTCAAATCCCAATCTAAATGATTAGAATCTTCTTAATCTGAAAAACTAAATTTCAAGTTGAAATTCCATTAGATTTTTTAGTAGAAGTCTTTACCTGTCTTGGTCAATGCTGTGTGTCCGCTGGTGGAGGGACAGCGGTTTGATCTGGTACTGGCGGACCTGGCATGTCTTGGGTTGCAGTCTGGGGGTAATGTAAGCCTGCAGGGTCCCATACTGTCCCTCGATGGACCTCACCTAGGAAAACAGTTATTATGGATGAAATTAGATTATTTTGCTGCAGCGCATCATCAGATAGTTTGAGCAGATGGAACAGTTATATAATCCAACAGGAATGTTTCTACTTTGGGTGGAAAGTGATTGATACAATGAGCACAAGACACAGCTGAGTACTGTCTGTGACAAAGCATCCACAATTACAAACAGGAAGGTCCACTGTGGTATTTGTAGCTTTTCATGAAAGAAGTAGGATTAACAAAATGCCACAATATGCAGAGATCTGATGCAAATGTTACCTTGAGCTCAAGTCTGGTAGTGTTAGCTTGACATCTGTACGTAGCCAGGAGGAAGTTCCCATTTGGCTGCTGGAAGCAGAACAGAGTCAGGcctgtgagagcagcagcaggttcgTGACTTTATTTGTACAGTACGTTTGTCTTGTGTAGAAAGAGTTGACACAGCTCACCTCTGAATCACATTCACTGAAACTGACAACAGCCGAGTTCTTATCCACATCCAGCAGGTCTATGGGGACGTCACTCTGCATAGGAGATTAGttttaaagtttacatttttcatgtttatgtCTGCAACATGTGATCAGGAGTATGATTTATTAATAAGTTTTACTGTCACCAGAGGTCGCAACCACAGGGGTTTATTAATGAGCAGACCTGGAGCAGCAGATTGTCGATGGCAGTCTGCACCTCAAGAGTGAGGCTGTAGCTGGCGTCGTCCTGGCAGAGGGTGAACTTGTCATTGATGCTGAAGACAGGCACAGCTGACACGGCTGTGCTCGACTGAGAGGTCTGCTGGTACTGCTCACGGCCCTGCAGGACTTtaacctgcagctgctccagctcTGCCCTGCAAGGGAacaaaatcatttgttttgaacTCGTAATTGAGCCATTAAATAGTATGTCAAACTCTTTAAAGGCACAAgagacaacacaacaacagactgTATAATGAGAAATAAAGCAATATTTTGCTGATACCTGAGTGCTTCTACTTTGGACTGGGTCTCCTTACTCATTCTGACCTCGTCTCCAGGGCCAGCCTCAGCCTTCTGGGGCTCAGTGGTCAAACCAGTCACCCACCCTGAAAGAGGTTATGACAGGAAAGCAGAATATGCTATACATATCAGATCTCCTTCTACTActtcacattttaacattaactGCTGGGTTTTAAGTAACCGATACATTTCAGACAGTGCAAAAAATTACTGTATCTCTAAAGAGTgaacagacatacatacatacatacatacatacaacagGCATACTTCTCTGTGAGAAAATTTGGGAACACATTTCACACTGtttcaaatttgtttttaacctAACCTGTGTAAGTGGCAGTCAAGACCTCATCATAAGACTCCTTCCCCACGCAGCCACCCTGGATGGAAGTTACGCTCTCTGACAACACCTGAAGTaaaaggaaagacaggaaaCTTCAGCCATCAATGATCAGTTATCAATCGTGGAATACAAAAAAGGATTGAGTAAATTCTCCATATTTGACGTTGTGCTAGGCATAAACTCACGTGCTCAAAGCGTAATGTGGGCTCACTGGTGCTATCGAAACCATAGACCTCAACCGTCCCATCATCCCTGCCCACCAGGATGTCATTCACTCCGTCTCCAATAATGTCATAAGTGTCAATGCACAGAATTCCTAAAGGGAAACAGAAAAGATCCAAGACGTTGGAGCATCCGTAAAACTGTGACAGTTtaattgtttattgttgtggttTCCCCACCTCCTGCAATCTCACATATTAGTGATTTGTATTTAAttggctaaaacatgcaaaaccctGGTAACCCTGGTCATGTAAACAACATacctcctttctttttgtcattgtcTATCTCCCATTTGGTTGCAGCTGAGCACACCCCAATCTGGACCAGTCCTATTTTACCATCTGTGGTTCCATAGAGGATTTCCTCTCCTGTAGAGAAATCATTGTTTGACCTCTTTTGTATAACAAAGTCACGTGTTTTATTTCTCTAGTATACGGCACTCAGAGAGGTTAACTTGCCTCCATCTTTGTTGTACAGTTCCAAGACAGATGGCGGACCAGGAACTTCAATGTCATAGGCAAGCTCAGATCCCtacagaataaaaaagacagaataatatATCTCATCTAATTGTTTGAGGTAGAACAACTTCCTGTATCAAAGTCAGAACAGTAAATGTAATCATGGTCTACCTGCAAGACTCTAAGAACCCGATCTTGACACGCCAGGACCGGGACGAGGCGAGTCAGGTTTTCTGAGGACAAACATGTGATATCATTGATTTTGTCTCCAGAGAGGTAGTAGTCTTGGTCCTTGCAGTCACAATAGTGGTTGTAGATGTaacttgcacacacaaaaagatcAGCGCCTGACACATGCCTGGAGAAGGGATAACAAACACAGATCAGCACAGTGACAATTACACAGTTCTGCATGAGTCAATCGAAAAGAGGAGAAGGGGTTCCTACATGGCGTTAATGCTCTCAGTGAGGTTGGCTTCAAAGGTGAGGAACTGTTTGCCTTTCTTGGTGAATCCTCGGACCTGAGAACCAGAACAAGCAAAGATCTTCTCCTGTGGAGTTCCCGCAGCTCCTCCAAGGTCTACTCTGGATATTTTCTGCCCTGGAAGTGTTTTAAAGACGGGCTGAAACAGAGAGTCACATTTCTCGGCATTAGAAACTGACATGcaacacattaacatacaaCTGGAAAGAAAAATCTTTACAAAAGGACACAAACCACTGCTTCTCCTTTCTTCATCCCAAAACATGTCAGTATACCATCGTGATCAGCGATAGCAACCTGAAACAAAGATACAAGAGCCATGATGTTGTAGCATGAAACAAATAACTTAAAAGGCACTGCTAGAAACTCCAATAACTCTAGGCTGGCAGTTAGGCACATGCATTGTTCTGACAGATTAACAGTACCTTTTGGGTTGCCTTTTTTCCCAATGCTGGAAGCAGCCTCATAGTTTTCTGGGATGTCACACCAACCTAAGAGGACAAAGCAGATGTAATTGTATTATAACAAAAATTGACAGGGGAAAATAAAGTTACACCCTGAATCAACAGTAAATGTGGAGCATCAAATGAAATACTACTAAAAGCAACATAAACCAAATAAACTGCACTTGGTGTTACCTGAATATAATCAACTCGATTTAAGTGGATCTCCATCTTCTTTCTCTTGTGTCTTAGGTCTTAGAGGGGGAAAAAGTAAGGTGCTAATCTTCCAGGTAACGTTATCCGGTCATAAAACTGCAGGGGTCGTTAGTTGCAGTCCACCTCAGCCATGTGCCAGTCACAACGTGTTGGTAAAATTTCCATCCGAATTACAAGACGATAATAATGGTGAAGAGACACTGGGATTAACTATCTAAGGCAAGGAGATTAGCTCGACGTGCTAACGTTGGCTAGCAGGCTAATTGGCTAACACGATTTATTCGCACGCCAACTGTCTACTTTGGTGAACAGATAGCATCTTTAACTGAACCTACTGAGCGACTTTAGGGCACCTGAAGCGAGTTACTGTCTGTATCTGTTGTAACACGGAACCAAACTCCCCCTTTAACGCGAGTATCAAGCATAAACCTTCGATGCAACGCTAAACGCAGTACACGTCGCCAATGGCAACGCTGCAGCAGTAACAAGCTGTGACACCATTGGAGAGAACATTGAAGCTGCGTCCTGATTGGTTGACTCGTACAAACTACCTGAAGATGTGTGGTGTTTGCTTTccatattaataattaatgtgtATGAATTCACACTAGATGGTGTTGAAAGCTCTTAATTATAGCTTTCATTATAGCAAATGGTTTAAGGTTgttagaagtattttttaaagataaacGTCCTCACTCAGTAGGTATTTTGTTCAAAACATGCGATTTGTCAGCATataaataatcatatttcaTGTCGGATGGCAGATACTGTGATTCGTTAGTTTAACATTTGTTGATTATGAGGCCAAGATCAACTATAGTAGTTCAAACAAATTATAAACACAAACGACATTACTgttctttaatattttattggtTTAATTAAGAGATCATTTTAATCTTGTCATAAAAATGTGGTTTGTCTGTAGGCAAACATATTaaacatggcagaaaaaaaaaatcaaagcatgCATTAAGCAAGAAAAGTacataacaaaatgaatgacgCAAATTCAACTTTCAAACTGAGAAACAAGGTCAGAACGCATTGAAAAGCAGGACGTGCAACTAAGTTCAAATATGAATCCTACAGCAAAATGTCTGGTACCTTAAAATATTCTATAAAATACAGCAGATATCTTGTTTCTCAATTCAACACCCATTTTGACATCATACCTACATAGATTTTGCATGTTGTTAAAAGAGCTGATGGCATTGAtagaatacatttaaagttaGGCATTTAGACAAATCAGAGCATCAGATGCTTTGAACATAAAAAAGAAACCAGAATGGGTagaaactgcaaacaaaccccatcctccatccatccaaacacaacatgattacttaaaaaaaaagaacatttttaattatgtaTAAGCACATTTCACTTAAGTTACTAATCTCAGAATGTTAATGTCTCATCATAGAATAAGTGattttcatgaataaataaggacataaaaggaaaacataatAACAGCCGATACATACAGAACACAGCTGATGTCTACTGTGCTCCATTCAGTGAACGTAACAAAGTGAGGGGTGTCCACTGCTTGAACGAGGTCACATTAAGAAGATGGGAAAAGAAATATCACCATGAGACTTCAGTGCATTACTGGCTGGTCTTCAACTGTCCTCAAATATACAGAGAAGTTGGAGCACAGACTGTAAAGTTGACATTCAAAAAACTGTTCCTTCTGttgatggcaatgtctgtcccCATCAAAGTTTAAGTCACATCCTAAatggtagaaaaacaaaacataaaagaaaacaaaactttcatGTAGTGTAATCAGACCCCTGTGGGGGCGAGACGGCTGACGAAGGCGATACTGCTGAGGCACATCCTCCTGAAGAAGGCGGGGCAGGCAGGCTTCATGATGAAGTGCTCCAGAAGAATTCGCAGCTCTGTGAACAAGGTGCTGGAGTGGAAACAGGTGTGTTTAATATTCAACTCTGACAGGCCACTGAAGTCATTCTCTTAAGTGTTATATCAGGTCATATTACTCTGCAATCAAAGTACATTTGTTACTTCGAAATCAAATTACTGTTCATAGGAACATCTCAAGCAAAAAAGTATTCTGGCTGcaattttttttcaattagttttattttggaaaaagatataatatatagaataaTCATATGAATTaaatttttctctctttgtcttcttgtaCTGAAGAGttctctgactctgactggCTACAGCAGCTTTTCTGCAACAtaatgtttaattattatttatcatattttctGCACTCATACACAACATATATGTAGTAAAGCCTGACTAATACTAGATTGGACAGACgctaaattacctcaaacatatctgtATTGTAACTTTTTGGCCAAACTGCATCTAAGACGAGCTAATGCTGGCCGATAATATCAGTCCGGCTGAATTTACTCCCATGGACACAAGGTACAGATATTTACACGGCTCCAAACATGACATACtttggtgttttcattttgttttgcaataACATAAATTAACGTACATTTAAATTTTACTGTCAAATGATTaatgtccagcagcagcagcaaacttTGAGAATTACACAGAAAGTTTCAGGTTCTCTTCACCCCTGTGAAGCTGTTACATATAATTATTACATAAAATCCTGTGCTTTGTGACAATGTTGTATTATTGAACATCTTACCGGCAATATGGGTTTCTTCTGGATGTGTAGCGGAGAGTGAGGAATCGGTAGTAAATGAAAGGCAGCAGCAAGCTCCCCTGGCCACTGTCACAAAGACATGATATAAATAAGTGAAAACTGATTTTATACACTTGTTCAATGTTTAAGCACTTTTTAAACTGCAGTAACAAGAACTATCTGGCCTCTTTGTAGGTTGTTTGAAAATTTGCATATGAAAATAATGCGTCTCAGACCAGTAATGAAGCTGACTCGTAGTTGAGATACAATTCAATAAGACTGATTTATGTAGTTTATTTGGTAACTGGGATTTACAGGATTCTACTTCTTCTAGATAAAAATCTAGAGTGTAAATTTAGTGAGATGGAaaactgtaatctgtaatctgtcacatttatttttggC
It encodes:
- the ccna2 gene encoding cyclin-A2, which gives rise to MSGANRGQGSAASEFHNQENMLSRLRGSLKPRAAANENQENHPPKQAANRTVLGALQNNQRSKAQNQRGTKQESSLPLSCKNEDFSKSCYEKPSTKQPAFQIHVDEPDGSCAKKPPQVVEAVKAKSITEESLLTIDNAVARLRQPLATIDIPSAMDVSFDSPMEMSVVEGEEKPVNVNEVPEYAAEIHTYLREMEVKTRPKAGYMKKQPDITNSMRAILVDWLVEVGEEYKLQNETLYLAVNYIDRFLSSMSVLRGKLQLVGTAAMLLASKFEEIYPPEVAEFVYITDDTYTKKQVLRMEHLVLKVLSFDLAAPSINQFLTHYFLHQSVNKQVESLALYLGELSLVDSDPCLKYLPSQTAAAAYALANHVVTGGSWPKSLTEMTGYSLEDLMPCIEDLHRIHLNAAQHAQQSVREKYKGPKYFEVSLINAPTKLLLK
- the bbs7 gene encoding Bardet-Biedl syndrome 7 protein yields the protein MEIHLNRVDYIQVGVTSQKTMRLLPALGKKATQKVAIADHDGILTCFGMKKGEAVPVFKTLPGQKISRVDLGGAAGTPQEKIFACSGSQVRGFTKKGKQFLTFEANLTESINAMHVSGADLFVCASYIYNHYCDCKDQDYYLSGDKINDITCLSSENLTRLVPVLACQDRVLRVLQGSELAYDIEVPGPPSVLELYNKDGGKSNNDFSTGEEILYGTTDGKIGLVQIGVCSAATKWEIDNDKKKGGILCIDTYDIIGDGVNDILVGRDDGTVEVYGFDSTSEPTLRFEHVLSESVTSIQGGCVGKESYDEVLTATYTGWVTGLTTEPQKAEAGPGDEVRMSKETQSKVEALRAELEQLQVKVLQGREQYQQTSQSSTAVSAVPVFSINDKFTLCQDDASYSLTLEVQTAIDNLLLQSDVPIDLLDVDKNSAVVSFSECDSEPNGNFLLATYRCQANTTRLELKVRSIEGQYGTLQAYITPRLQPKTCQVRQYQIKPLSLHQRTHSIDQDRPMNRLSLVGQFSFAEIHSWVVFCLPEVPEKTPAGESITFYFHNTFLGTQLEATYCKGEGHFRSDNISTISILSDVLSKEATKKKINLNISYDISDNSVSHTLKMIHPKLEYQLLLARKVQLIDALKELQVHEGNADFLIPEYRNILDESANLLEEYKKQPAHLERLYGMITDLFIDKFKFKGQNVKTKVSSLLEILDNYDLNSLLNFFSEV